In one Zobellia galactanivorans genomic region, the following are encoded:
- a CDS encoding MGH1-like glycoside hydrolase domain-containing protein, with protein MTHITKEHQRLDDHYNKKKDWLKWGPYLSERQWGTVREDYSPNGDAWNYLPHDHARSRTYRWGEDGIAGISDRYCNICFSVALWNGKDPILKERLFGLTGPQGNHGEDVKELYYYLENTPSHSYMKHLYKYPQNEFPYNDLVEKNRNIGKHDNEYELLDTGIFDNDEYFDVFTEYAKAESEDLLIKISVCNRGPKTATAHVLPTLWIRNFWSFTGMPEKPIITQQKGNTAPYVSVDHSYVGQYNLYFDTPKKILFTENETNMERVFDGTNEHPFKKDLFHDAVINNDFTLAEKNRKGTKCAPLYTLEIAPGETHVIKLRLTKDKLESPLSDTFDSAFALRQEESKNFLHAITDKSSEDEREIQKQAFAGLLWTKQYYNYEVDLWLEGDPGTTPPQERLHGRNSTWKTFRNHDILSMPDAWEYPWFAAWDSAFHCVTFSMVDHEFAKKQLLLFTKEWYMAPNGQIPAYEWNFSDVNPPVQAWAAIQIYQMEQRKTGKGDIKFLKRMFNKLALNFTWWVNREDSLNNNVFEGGFLGLDNIGVFDRSNGVPGGGVLEQVDGTSWMALYCLNMLEIALEIAQDDDTFEDMALKYFGHFVFIAEALNKITKDSMNSWDEKEGFFYDTLILPHGQKIPIKVRSISGLLSLTAVLNIRKGCLEKLPRFKASMEWYRKYRIERQQYQVVEEYGPDNDVLLSLVPRKRLDILINSILDESEFLAEYGIRSLSKEHENRYEVEINGATYGIEYEPAESSTDLFGGNSNWRGPIWMPMNYLFISTFKEYHNYFGDNLKYAYPSGSDKQLNLKEIAFEISKRLIGIFQKNEDGKRPVNLLHENKYTEKHFEDLILFYEYFDGNNGRGVGASHQTGWTALVANLIEEINR; from the coding sequence ATGACCCACATCACCAAAGAACACCAAAGACTTGACGACCATTACAACAAGAAGAAAGATTGGCTCAAATGGGGCCCTTATCTTAGCGAAAGGCAATGGGGAACGGTTCGCGAAGATTACAGCCCTAACGGTGATGCCTGGAACTATTTGCCCCACGACCACGCCCGTAGCAGGACCTACCGTTGGGGCGAAGATGGTATTGCCGGTATTTCGGACCGTTATTGCAATATCTGTTTTTCGGTGGCGCTTTGGAATGGCAAAGACCCTATTTTAAAAGAACGCCTCTTCGGGCTTACCGGCCCTCAAGGCAACCACGGTGAAGATGTTAAGGAACTCTATTATTACTTAGAGAACACCCCTTCACATTCGTATATGAAACATCTTTACAAATACCCTCAAAACGAATTTCCGTACAATGATTTAGTAGAAAAAAACCGAAACATAGGTAAGCACGATAACGAATACGAACTGCTAGACACGGGCATCTTTGACAATGACGAATACTTCGATGTATTTACCGAATATGCCAAGGCGGAAAGTGAAGACCTATTGATCAAGATTTCCGTTTGTAACCGCGGACCGAAAACCGCAACGGCCCATGTATTGCCCACGCTCTGGATACGGAATTTCTGGAGCTTCACCGGTATGCCCGAAAAACCGATCATCACCCAACAAAAGGGCAATACCGCACCTTATGTTTCCGTTGACCACAGTTACGTCGGCCAATACAACCTGTATTTCGACACCCCAAAAAAAATACTGTTCACCGAAAACGAAACCAATATGGAACGGGTTTTCGATGGTACCAACGAACATCCCTTTAAAAAAGACCTATTCCACGACGCTGTAATCAACAATGACTTTACACTGGCGGAAAAGAACAGGAAAGGAACAAAGTGCGCCCCACTCTACACCTTGGAAATCGCCCCTGGCGAGACCCATGTAATAAAACTTAGGCTAACGAAAGACAAACTAGAATCTCCCTTATCGGATACCTTCGACTCCGCCTTCGCCCTACGACAGGAAGAATCGAAAAACTTTCTACATGCCATCACCGACAAATCATCGGAAGACGAGCGGGAAATACAAAAACAGGCCTTTGCCGGCCTGCTATGGACCAAGCAATATTACAATTACGAGGTAGACCTATGGTTAGAGGGCGACCCTGGCACGACCCCGCCCCAAGAGCGCCTGCACGGCAGGAACAGTACATGGAAAACTTTCCGTAACCACGATATCCTATCGATGCCCGATGCTTGGGAATACCCATGGTTCGCGGCTTGGGACTCGGCCTTTCATTGTGTCACCTTCTCGATGGTAGACCATGAATTCGCAAAAAAACAGCTTTTATTGTTTACCAAAGAATGGTATATGGCGCCAAACGGTCAAATACCCGCCTATGAATGGAACTTTAGCGATGTAAACCCTCCTGTACAAGCTTGGGCCGCCATTCAAATCTATCAAATGGAACAGCGAAAAACCGGCAAGGGCGATATCAAGTTCTTAAAACGGATGTTCAATAAATTGGCCCTGAACTTCACTTGGTGGGTGAATAGGGAAGATAGCCTAAACAATAACGTATTTGAAGGTGGATTTTTGGGCCTTGACAATATCGGGGTCTTCGACCGCAGTAACGGCGTGCCCGGAGGAGGTGTTCTTGAACAGGTAGACGGCACTTCTTGGATGGCCCTCTACTGTCTGAACATGCTGGAAATAGCACTAGAGATCGCGCAAGACGACGACACCTTTGAAGACATGGCCCTAAAGTATTTTGGCCACTTCGTTTTCATTGCCGAAGCACTCAATAAAATTACCAAGGACTCCATGAATTCATGGGACGAAAAGGAAGGCTTCTTCTACGATACGCTTATCTTGCCCCATGGGCAAAAAATACCTATTAAGGTTAGGTCTATTTCCGGTCTACTTTCATTGACCGCCGTGCTCAACATAAGAAAAGGATGCCTAGAGAAGTTGCCCCGGTTCAAAGCCAGTATGGAGTGGTACCGAAAATACCGTATTGAACGACAACAGTACCAAGTAGTCGAAGAATATGGCCCCGACAATGATGTTCTGCTCTCATTGGTCCCAAGGAAAAGACTCGACATCTTGATCAATAGCATACTCGACGAATCGGAATTCTTGGCCGAGTATGGCATTCGTTCGCTATCAAAAGAACACGAAAACAGGTATGAAGTAGAGATCAACGGAGCTACTTACGGGATTGAATATGAACCTGCCGAATCATCTACCGATTTGTTCGGAGGGAATTCGAATTGGCGCGGCCCCATATGGATGCCCATGAACTACCTATTCATCAGCACCTTCAAAGAATACCACAATTATTTTGGTGACAACTTAAAATACGCCTATCCATCAGGAAGCGATAAGCAACTCAATTTAAAAGAGATAGCATTCGAGATAAGCAAAAGACTCATCGGTATTTTTCAAAAAAACGAAGACGGGAAGCGTCCGGTAAACCTATTGCACGAGAATAAATATACCGAAAAGCACTTTGAGGACCTTATTCTGTTCTATGAGTATTTCGATGGCAACAACGGACGTGGCGTGGGTGCTTCCCACCAAACCGGCTGGACGGCCCTAGTGGCAAATCTTATAGAGGAAATCAATCGATGA
- a CDS encoding nuclear transport factor 2 family protein → METDEIAAKLVAWCNSGDFEKPYKELYSEKIVSIENDGKGEGAYVEGFEGIKKKGEWWRENFEVHSSKASNPVVADNWFSVKFTMDTTHKPSGQRSSMSEIAVYEVKEGKIVKEQFFYDDKG, encoded by the coding sequence ATGGAAACAGATGAAATTGCGGCAAAATTGGTCGCATGGTGCAATTCAGGTGATTTTGAAAAGCCGTACAAGGAATTGTACAGTGAAAAAATCGTCAGTATAGAAAACGATGGTAAGGGCGAAGGAGCCTATGTTGAAGGCTTTGAAGGTATCAAGAAAAAAGGGGAGTGGTGGCGTGAGAATTTTGAGGTGCACAGTAGTAAGGCTTCGAACCCGGTAGTGGCGGACAACTGGTTTTCGGTAAAGTTTACCATGGACACCACCCATAAGCCGTCGGGGCAACGTTCGAGCATGTCGGAAATAGCGGTCTACGAAGTAAAGGAAGGTAAAATTGTAAAAGAGCAATTCTTCTACGATGACAAAGGATAG
- a CDS encoding DUF423 domain-containing protein, protein MVLLAQIVGALYGLLAVVFGAFGAHALKKLLSVDQLKSFETGVKYQMYHAMVLLLIGFNFNMDVPFQEYMVYCFVIGTFLFSFSIYALVISAAKGRKLRFLGPVTPLGGLLLVCGWALLLYSFLRNLV, encoded by the coding sequence ATGGTTCTACTGGCTCAAATTGTTGGTGCATTATATGGTCTTTTAGCGGTTGTGTTCGGTGCCTTTGGCGCCCATGCCCTTAAGAAGTTACTTTCGGTAGATCAGCTCAAAAGTTTTGAGACCGGGGTGAAATACCAAATGTACCACGCGATGGTATTGCTTCTCATCGGCTTCAATTTTAATATGGATGTTCCCTTTCAGGAGTATATGGTCTATTGTTTTGTAATAGGTACCTTCTTGTTCTCTTTTAGTATATACGCTTTGGTGATTAGTGCTGCTAAAGGAAGGAAACTTCGATTTTTAGGGCCTGTGACCCCGCTTGGCGGCTTATTGTTGGTGTGCGGTTGGGCGCTGTTGTTGTACAGCTTTCTTCGGAACCTGGTCTAG
- a CDS encoding carboxypeptidase-like regulatory domain-containing protein produces MSRAFVFPFVFCLFFSAAQHAQSLSSTIVDSVSKKPVPYATVQLNNKGMITNEEGKFKFLLKDRIAASDSLFISCIGYESIGKPISAFTDSLIYLKPKAIELQEVIVSNKNYEPKEIIELVEENIEKNYNTGLSKKRLFLRETYQNNIIKTNYEIKKSTIDAFNKNFLDSVIQTIPKNNVYYTEMLGDLYVSDDAETQKLDLIKASELYDKSKDLDIEMLEKKFNKIAKENIKTDSYFKIKSGLFGTKVDAEDIGDVFKEEVDSTDVAALNKHIEEEKKNKEERREFFLEYKRKTLGNLFQNLPIFKDSDYNVIYKPRRYELTLENHTYIGDQAVYVIRFVPDGSPEFEGVLYINSDDFALIRMDFENTKPLRDFKLLGISVNEYLAKGSILFDKGPDQKYYLRYYNIIKGVRAGIKRPLTIIEKNKHVKGRRKQNELALKIDASFGNINRYELVVFDEESINSGQFEAFKEKTGVLPTYMPDYDPNFWKGYDIIEPNQAIKEFTSEVQSEH; encoded by the coding sequence ATGTCAAGAGCTTTTGTCTTCCCGTTCGTATTTTGCCTATTTTTTAGCGCGGCACAACATGCACAAAGTTTAAGTTCAACCATTGTAGACTCCGTCTCGAAAAAGCCGGTACCCTATGCCACGGTGCAGTTGAACAACAAAGGGATGATTACCAATGAAGAGGGCAAGTTCAAGTTTTTGCTCAAAGACCGGATAGCAGCTTCCGATTCCCTTTTTATTTCCTGTATCGGATACGAATCTATAGGAAAACCTATTTCCGCTTTTACCGATAGTCTTATCTACCTTAAGCCTAAAGCCATAGAACTTCAAGAAGTTATCGTATCGAACAAAAATTACGAGCCCAAGGAAATTATTGAACTTGTTGAGGAAAACATTGAAAAAAACTACAATACCGGACTTTCCAAAAAGCGTCTTTTCTTAAGGGAAACCTATCAGAACAACATTATCAAGACCAACTACGAAATCAAAAAATCGACCATAGACGCCTTCAACAAAAACTTCCTTGACAGCGTAATACAGACCATTCCCAAAAACAATGTGTACTATACCGAAATGCTGGGCGACCTTTATGTTTCAGACGATGCCGAAACGCAAAAACTAGACCTTATAAAGGCTTCCGAACTATACGATAAGAGCAAAGACCTCGATATAGAAATGCTTGAAAAAAAGTTCAATAAAATAGCCAAGGAAAATATTAAGACCGACTCTTACTTTAAGATAAAATCAGGACTCTTCGGTACTAAGGTAGATGCCGAAGACATAGGCGATGTTTTTAAGGAGGAAGTCGATTCTACCGATGTTGCCGCCCTAAACAAACATATTGAGGAAGAGAAGAAAAACAAAGAGGAAAGACGTGAATTTTTTCTAGAATACAAACGGAAAACCTTGGGCAATCTTTTTCAGAACCTTCCCATTTTTAAGGATAGCGACTACAACGTTATTTACAAGCCCAGGCGTTACGAACTCACACTTGAAAACCACACTTATATAGGGGACCAGGCCGTATATGTCATTCGTTTTGTGCCCGACGGTTCCCCTGAATTTGAAGGCGTGCTCTACATCAACTCCGATGACTTCGCCTTGATTCGAATGGACTTCGAGAATACCAAACCCCTTCGCGATTTTAAATTGCTCGGCATTTCGGTGAACGAATATCTGGCCAAAGGAAGCATTCTGTTCGATAAGGGCCCGGACCAAAAATACTACTTGCGCTACTACAACATTATAAAAGGTGTTCGCGCCGGAATCAAAAGGCCCTTGACCATTATTGAAAAGAACAAACACGTTAAAGGAAGACGAAAACAGAACGAACTGGCCCTAAAGATCGATGCCTCCTTTGGCAATATCAACCGATACGAGCTGGTAGTTTTTGATGAAGAGTCCATCAATTCGGGCCAATTTGAAGCCTTTAAAGAAAAAACAGGCGTACTTCCCACCTATATGCCCGACTACGACCCGAACTTTTGGAAAGGTTACGACATTATAGAGCCCAATCAGGCCATTAAGGAGTTTACTTCAGAAGTACAATCGGAGCACTAG
- the feoB gene encoding ferrous iron transport protein B — protein MSKQINVALIGNPNTGKTSVFNQLTGLKQKVGNYPGITVEKKEGICKLPRGVKAHILDLPGTYSLNTTSLDESVAVELLLNKNDKNHPDVAIVVSDVENLKRNLLLFTQIKDLKIPAILVINMADRMSRKGISVDIALLEQKLNTKIALVSTRKRMGIDRLKELITDYKNLSTEQNVDITVISPEYFDKLRSAFPNEDLYKLWLVITQDVNFMPIEKKLFKDATSFATKSKSELKRLQQKETILRYQFINGILKETYKVDLAAAKGLRASFDKILTHKVFGYVIFFAILLTIFQAIYDWSGYPQDMIETFFANASGWVKDTLPPGVFTNLIAEGVLTGIGGIVMFIPQIAFLFLFISLLEETGYMSRVVFLMDRLMRPFGLSGKSVVPLMSGTACAIPAVMATRTIENWKERLITILVTPFTTCSARLPIYIIIIALVIPEGSILGLGYKALTLMLLYLLGFAAAILSAMVLNKILKIKGRSFFVVEMPNYKLPLPKNVAYTVWEKTKSFVLGAGKIILAISIVLWFLGSNGYADDFKNADEIVTNQIKKEGFSDFNQANIQNELSAYESALKDSISNNVYTIDAAALSDSIAQKKTFLEERALHQEISSYKLENSYMGYMGKAIEPVVHPLGYDWKIGIAVLTSFAAREVFVGTLATIYSVGSDEEQTIQNRMAAEINPKTKKPLFNLASGISLLLFYAFAMQCMSTLAVVKRETNTWKWPAAQLVFMSSFAYIVALVAYQILK, from the coding sequence ATGAGCAAACAAATCAATGTTGCCCTTATAGGCAATCCTAACACAGGTAAGACTTCCGTTTTCAACCAACTGACGGGATTAAAGCAAAAGGTCGGCAATTATCCCGGCATTACCGTTGAAAAAAAAGAGGGTATTTGCAAATTACCCCGTGGCGTAAAAGCCCATATTCTTGATTTACCCGGTACCTATAGCCTGAATACGACCTCTTTGGACGAGAGCGTTGCCGTTGAGCTTTTACTGAACAAAAACGATAAGAACCACCCCGATGTGGCCATAGTGGTTTCAGATGTTGAAAACCTGAAACGAAACCTTTTGCTGTTCACGCAGATCAAAGACCTTAAAATACCGGCCATTCTTGTCATTAACATGGCCGACCGCATGTCGCGCAAGGGAATTTCGGTGGATATTGCCCTCCTAGAACAAAAACTGAACACTAAAATCGCCCTGGTCAGCACAAGAAAAAGGATGGGTATCGACCGCCTAAAGGAACTCATCACCGATTACAAAAACCTCTCTACCGAACAGAACGTAGACATCACGGTAATTTCACCGGAGTATTTTGATAAACTCAGGTCGGCATTCCCTAACGAAGACCTCTATAAGTTATGGCTTGTGATCACGCAAGACGTCAACTTCATGCCCATTGAAAAAAAGCTGTTCAAAGATGCCACATCTTTCGCTACCAAATCAAAATCGGAACTGAAGCGATTACAGCAAAAAGAAACCATTCTAAGATATCAGTTCATCAACGGCATTCTAAAGGAAACCTACAAAGTAGATTTGGCCGCGGCCAAGGGCTTAAGGGCTTCCTTTGACAAAATACTGACACATAAAGTATTCGGCTACGTTATTTTCTTTGCCATACTGCTTACCATATTTCAAGCCATATACGATTGGAGTGGATATCCACAAGACATGATAGAAACCTTCTTTGCCAACGCAAGCGGATGGGTCAAAGACACCCTGCCTCCTGGGGTGTTCACCAATCTCATTGCAGAAGGGGTCTTAACGGGTATCGGCGGCATTGTCATGTTCATTCCGCAAATCGCCTTTTTATTCCTCTTTATATCGCTTTTAGAGGAAACGGGCTATATGAGCCGTGTAGTGTTCTTAATGGACCGCCTAATGCGCCCATTCGGCCTGAGCGGGAAGAGTGTCGTACCCCTCATGTCGGGTACCGCCTGTGCGATCCCCGCGGTAATGGCCACCCGTACCATTGAAAATTGGAAGGAAAGGCTGATTACCATACTCGTAACACCTTTTACGACCTGCTCGGCCCGATTGCCGATTTATATCATCATCATCGCCTTGGTCATTCCCGAAGGCAGTATTCTCGGATTGGGCTATAAAGCCTTGACCTTAATGCTCTTATATCTACTCGGTTTTGCCGCGGCCATTCTATCGGCCATGGTATTGAACAAGATATTGAAAATCAAAGGCCGATCCTTCTTTGTGGTCGAAATGCCCAACTACAAATTGCCATTACCCAAAAACGTGGCCTACACGGTATGGGAAAAGACTAAAAGTTTTGTTCTAGGGGCAGGAAAGATCATCTTGGCAATTTCCATAGTGCTTTGGTTCCTAGGCTCCAATGGTTATGCCGACGATTTTAAGAATGCCGATGAAATCGTAACCAACCAAATCAAGAAAGAAGGGTTTTCTGATTTTAACCAGGCCAATATCCAAAACGAGCTATCGGCCTATGAATCGGCCTTAAAGGACAGTATAAGTAACAATGTATATACCATTGATGCCGCGGCCCTCTCCGATTCCATAGCACAAAAAAAGACCTTTCTCGAAGAAAGGGCCCTACACCAAGAGATTTCGAGCTACAAACTGGAGAATTCCTATATGGGCTATATGGGCAAGGCCATTGAGCCAGTGGTCCATCCCTTGGGCTACGATTGGAAAATAGGTATTGCCGTACTCACTTCATTTGCCGCACGTGAAGTATTCGTGGGCACCTTGGCCACCATATACAGCGTGGGAAGTGACGAGGAGCAGACCATTCAAAACCGCATGGCCGCCGAAATCAACCCAAAGACCAAAAAACCATTGTTCAACTTGGCTTCCGGCATTTCGCTCCTGCTATTTTATGCCTTCGCCATGCAATGTATGAGTACGTTGGCAGTGGTAAAACGAGAGACAAACACATGGAAATGGCCCGCAGCACAATTGGTATTTATGAGTTCTTTTGCCTATATTGTTGCTCTGGTCGCCTATCAAATACTGAAATAA
- a CDS encoding FeoA family protein, whose product MTTTVAQLKKGQKGIIKEFSDDSLPIKLLELGCLPGNEVELIQIAPFKDPIYINVNGSHIAIRRETAQLIELDILDDTPAL is encoded by the coding sequence TTGACAACTACGGTCGCGCAACTCAAAAAAGGACAAAAAGGGATCATCAAAGAATTCTCAGATGATTCGCTTCCCATAAAACTATTGGAATTGGGTTGTTTGCCCGGAAACGAAGTAGAGTTAATTCAAATTGCGCCTTTCAAAGACCCCATCTACATCAATGTTAACGGTTCACATATTGCCATTAGGCGCGAAACGGCCCAACTTATTGAACTCGATATTCTAGATGATACCCCGGCGCTATGA
- a CDS encoding SCO family protein produces the protein MRSFFAKYKFFGLVLLGISSIIIYLFYNALQPAKTLTIYQPTMVNPELVDSTLQYKRKYHTIADFSLTNQNGETITQEDYADKIYIADFFFTTCPTICPIMTKNMASIQERIKNFDDVLLLSHSVTPQIDSVAQLKKYAIEKGVDDAKWNLVTGDKKQIYELARKSYLAVKDDGDGGPFDMIHTENFILVDKKKRIRGFYDGTNPEEIEKLMGDLEILRASYEKK, from the coding sequence ATGCGCTCTTTTTTCGCCAAATACAAATTTTTCGGTCTTGTACTCTTAGGGATTTCATCCATAATCATTTATCTTTTCTACAACGCCCTACAACCCGCCAAAACCTTAACGATCTACCAGCCGACCATGGTCAACCCCGAACTCGTTGACAGTACCCTTCAATACAAAAGAAAGTACCATACCATTGCCGATTTTTCGTTGACCAATCAAAATGGCGAAACCATTACGCAAGAAGATTACGCGGATAAGATTTATATCGCCGACTTTTTCTTTACCACCTGCCCTACCATCTGCCCCATCATGACGAAGAATATGGCCAGTATACAGGAACGCATCAAAAATTTTGACGATGTACTGCTTTTGTCGCATTCGGTAACCCCACAAATCGATTCCGTGGCCCAATTAAAAAAATACGCCATAGAAAAAGGCGTTGACGACGCCAAATGGAATTTGGTAACGGGTGATAAGAAACAGATATACGAATTGGCCAGAAAATCATACTTGGCCGTCAAAGACGATGGTGATGGCGGGCCCTTCGACATGATCCATACCGAAAACTTTATTTTGGTCGACAAGAAAAAACGCATTCGCGGATTTTACGACGGAACCAATCCGGAAGAGATAGAAAAACTAATGGGCGACCTAGAAATCCTTAGGGCATCCTACGAAAAGAAATAG